The following nucleotide sequence is from Ornithodoros turicata isolate Travis chromosome 2, ASM3712646v1, whole genome shotgun sequence.
TTCAGTACATGTGGTAAGCCGTGTACTGCGAATATATCGTTGAGTTTTGCCGTTACCGCTGTGGTAGTCAGTGAAGACAACGTCGCAACGATGGGGAATCGTGAGTACTCGTCCACAACCACTAGCAGGTAGCTGTTTCCTGGCAAGGGTCCTGCAAAGTCTGCTGCAAGTGACTGCCATGGCCCATCGGGTAGTGGAGTCATCATCTGGGGCGAAACCCTTTTCTCCTCGACAGTTGTTTGACAGGCTGCGCATCTCTTGATCACGGCCTCCGTCTTCTGGTCTATGCCTGGAAACCACACTTTCTCTCGTATCAGCTGTTTCGTCTTCACCAGACCCTGGTGTCCCTGGTGTGCAAGGTGGATGACCTGCATTTGGGCTTTCTCGGGGATCACCAGACGAGTTCCTCTCAGGACTATGTTGCTGTCAGTGACAGTTAGCTCGTCCTTGATTTGGGCAAAAGGTTTTAGCTTTTCATCTTTCCACAGGCGTTCACGAGACTTTCGATCAGCTGCCCGTAGTGCGCTGATTAAACTGTTCATCTGCGCATCGTTCTTGTATGCATCTTCGATGTCGTGCACGGTTAGTGCGTTTGGCGTGGCTGCCTTCATTACAAAGGAGATGTATTCTTCAACTGCGTCTGTTTCTCGGAAAGGCTTGATTTCTTGCGGTGAGGGAGGCGGATGCCTGGACAAATAATCCGCAGGGTTGTCCTTTCCCGGGATGTGCTGGATCTCGAACAGGTAGTGTTGCAATCGGAGGCTTAAACGTTCTAGTCTTGCTGACAGTTTTGCACTGGGGTTTCTCAGGATGGACACCAACGGTAGATGGTCTGTCTTTACTGTGAAGTGTCCCCCAGCGAGGTATACTCGGAAGTGTTCGATAGCCGACACAATTGCAAGCATTTCCTTGTCAATCTGAGGATATCGCTTCTCAGTCAGGTTTAGTACTCTGCTGTAGTACCCCAAGATACTAGGTATCTTGTCCCTTTTTCTTCCTTGGACCAAAACGCCGGCTAATCCATCAGGTCCAGCATCGGTGAGGAGATATGTGTCTTTGCTGTCGTCAAAGTACGCCAGAGTGTGTGCTTGGGACATGGCCTCCTTCACTTTGCCAAGTGCctctttgtgttttgttgtCCAGGCGAGTTCGGCGTCTCTGTGTGTCAGGCTTCTCAGGGGCTCTACGAGTTCGGCCAGGCGAGGGATGAATCTGCCGCAGTAATTAACCATTCCGAGAAGGCTCCTGACTTCGGTCGGGTTTCTCGGCGGTGTCATTTCAGCTACTGCTGCTACTTTGTCTGGGTCTACACTCACTCCCTCGGCCGAAAACACGTGTCCGAAGAATTTGAGGACTCGAGTACcgatgacacatttttttcttgttgagTGTGAGTCCTGCATCTTCAAGACGTTTCAGCACTAAGCGCAGACGGCGGTCGTGCTCTTGGATTGTGCGCCCTGACACTAGGATGTCGTCGCTTACATTGATGATGCCATCTTCATCTGGCAGGACTTGTCTGATTGCGTCCTGGAATATTTCTGCTGCGGCATTCACGCCAAAGAGTAATCGTTTATATCTTCTGAGACCGCAGTGTGTGGCGAAGGTAGTTATGACTCTTGACTCTTCGTTTAATTCAAGCTGGTGGTAGCCCTCATTGAGGTCAAGCTTCGAGAAGTATGCAGCTCCGTTTAGTATGTTTACTATGTCTTCTGCGGTAGGCATGACATGACGAACGCGCGTGATTGCTGTGTTGGGTTCTCGCATGTCGATGCACATTCTCACCGCTCCGTCGTTCCGAGGCTTGGGAACTAGGACGACAGGGGAAACCCATGGTGTCGGTCCTGTCACTGGCTCGATGATGTCGAGTTCCTCCAGCCGTGACAGCTCGGCTTCTAGCGCTTTTCTTAACCGAAAGGGAATCCGCCGGTGCTGACGGGCGACGGGCTGCACGTCTTTCGAAATCTCTAGTTTCACTTGGAAGTCCTTGAGCTTACCGAGTCCATCAAACAGCTTCGGAAATTCCTTTACGGCGTCGACGGAAGACTTCTCGGCAATGTTCTGCACAACGCTGACGAGTTGTAGTTCTGTGGCTGTCTGGTAGCTCAAAAGGGATGTCTGTGACCCTTTTACAACGTACACTGGTGCTCTCGTTTTCGTTTCTCGGACACCGAACTCAGCAACGAATGTTCCCAGCACAGGTATCTCTTGGGTAACACCGTACGGTACGAGACGCGTTGCTGTAGCGTCTAACGGTGTTCGGAGCTGTTTACGCCAGGTTTGCTCTCCTACAACGTTGACCCCAGCTCCAGTGTCCAGGTAAAAGTCTATTGACGTATCATTAACCTTGACGGCGACAACTGGAAGCTTGCTCGTGTTGGTTCGCACATGAAACAGTGACTCATCTGAGCTCGGGGCTTGCTGAGGGTCTGCTGTGGAGGTCGATGCAGCCAGGGATCGCACTGTTTCCTTTGTCTCTCTAGGGCCTCTGCACCATTTAGCGAAGTGGTTTTTCTTCTGACACTTATGACAGGTCTGTCCCCAGGCTGGGCAGTTTGTCTTGCCACCTTTGTGGGGCCAGGTCCTTCCACATGCTGAGCACTTCTCTGTTTGGgtgtcttcagtgtggttttgTTTCGGACGATTTCGTTGTTGATTTTTCTTCAGAGGCGGACCCTCATGCGGCTGCTTCTTTGGTGTGATCTTCTGCACAGGTTGGGCTGACGTTGGGCTCTCTATGCTGCTAGCTTGCACTTCGGAGATCTCGATGCTGCGTCCCGTGCTAAGAAGTTTCTCCAGCGTGATGTCCGTCTCGTGAAGTGCAGCCCTGCGCAGTTTCTGCGACGATGTGCCTTCTATGATCTGCGAGACTATCTCGTCCTTAATGGCGGTAAACTCACACGTTGCACCCAATCTTCTAAGTCGGACTTGAAACTGGTCCAACGTCTCTCCAGGCTCTTGTCTGGCCTGTCGAAACACATGTCGTTCGAAAACTGTATTCTTCTTAGGAGCGAAGTGCTCTGTCAGGCATTTGACGGCAGTCTTGTAATCCGTTCCCGTGTTAGAGAGCGATAGGAATATGTCGTACACTGCTTCGCCGGCATAGTGGAGCAGCATTGCGCGCTTGCGCTCTGCATCTTTGACATCGGCCGCCAAAATGAAGTTCTCGAATCGAGCTAACCACTTGGTCCAACGCTGAGCGAGCGAGGACACATCTGAGTGCGGGTCGAACGGTGGAAGGGCTGGTAGGGAGCTCGTCATATCGCTTACTTGACGTGGCTCCGCGGCGTCTGTCGAACCTGCTCCTTGGCTTTGTTGTCCCGTTGCTTCGGACATGGGCTTCTCCGACGGTGGATTAacatcccatcctcgtcgccagtttTTTGTAGTGTCTTGACAGGATATTCTGTATCGTGCCCAATGTTGAACAGAACAACGACAGAGGCTCCTTTCCGTCCGTACACTTCAATGCTTTATTTTCGACTCTCTCATACCTCTACATTTTCTCCCAGCGTGTCTGTTTACAGACATCGTGTTGGATCGACGCGCCTACGTGGCGGTGTGTATTACGTTACTTCGATGCCATCCGTGTATGTGATATTATATGTTCGGTTATACGAACACTACAGAAATGAGGGTTCAAATGTTACATCATTTGCTGTCCCTCAGTGCTGGGCTGCTTGGCAAGGGACAGGGGATATCAGGTCATCCTTGAAAGACCAAATATTTTGTCTATAGCGAGAGTTTCCGAATGTAACATTCCTACAGCGGTGTGCTATCTCACAGGCATCGCCTAACATGCACCTTACAATTTTTTATAACCAGTTTCTGTTTTAATAGTTGTCGTTCTTATGAAAAACAAACGGAAATAAACCGTTGGTTCAAGTGCATGGGAAACTCCCGTATAGCTTCTAGCTTGTTTCGACCGGATGCCTTCAGATTTCACACATTTGCAACCGAAAGCCCCAGATTCCTAGTGGACAAAATAGCTACACATTCTCCACACCGAAAATGTCCGAAAAAGTAACCACAGAAAACCAGGAACCCTAAATATGGCCCTCAATTGACTCCCTAATCATTAAAATATCGAAAATATCTAGCAAATACCGTTCAGCAAGAGAATGTGACACAGGCAGACACATTGGCAAAAATAGTTTATGATGTCTGCTGACCGCGTTACTTTTGCGGAAAGGCGGAACATTTCTTTGCTGGATTCATGGAGTCGGAACTTCCGCAACCGTATGCCTGGGCAAAGTATTTGTTGCTCTTTGCTGGGACGTTGCACACCTGTTCGTTCCTGTCTTTGGAGCCGGTGCACTGGATGTAACACCCAACCATAAAGAAAAGCTTATACGCATTAGCATCCACTCCGTCTAGTTGGTCTTCTACTCTGAATGCTTTGTTCCTTGATTTAAATTTCCTGTCCACGGCCCACTCGTAACTGTGAAACAAGATGCGTCCTGCAGAAGCCAGGTACACCACATGGTCGGGAACGTTCGAGGAGCTCTTCAGACAGCTTTTAGCGTCGTTGAATTTGGAGCGATCATTTCCATTCATCGCGGGCACAGCATTTACGTACAGGTCCTCCATGAGCGCTCCCAGGATTAGGGAACCTAGAGCTCCGTACCTTAGAGCGAGCAAGGAATTTTCCAAGGCGTACACGGGCATCGTCATGGCAGATGGCCAAACGACAATATCCTTCACCTGAGGGTCGTACAATCGGTAGTACTCAGTGTTGAGGATGTACTGCCTGTACACGTCGTTGGAGGTGCGACTTCTCCAGGCGGTGATGGCGCTGATCATGTTGGCAGAGAACAAGTTCCCCATGTCACCATAACCGCGGTATTGCTTGTCGAGGTCGGAGGTTCTAGAGAACCCCCCGAACATGTCCGTGAAGCCTTTCGTTTTCTGGAAGTCGAGGTAGTTTAAGCTGAGATGCATTTTGACATACTTGGCCACGAGCTCGCGAACCTTCTCCGCAATATCACGGATATCGTTGAAGGACTCCTGGGGCACAGCCTTCATAACGTATGGCATCGACAGAGCGATTCCCATGTATTTTTCAACATGCTGCAAACAGCGGGATTTCGCTTTTTCTTCGGCTTGCTCCTTCGAACCGTATAGAGGAGCGACCACGTCTGGAAGAAAAAACTGTCCGACCTGAAAAAATTCGAGCCAAGCAAGAAAAAGTGCCACCTTCGGTTCTCCTTGAGTGCTCAGAACCTCCTGAAACTTAGATAAGTAGGCAGGTGACGTTATCGTCAGAGAAATTTGTTGTTGCGCATTGACGCCTAAAACATTCGAGAAGACGTCCCGCCACTTTTGATACGTTGCTCCCGTATCGCCTTGGAATGCCGCTTGTGTTTTCACGATGGTCGTCTGGTCTCGGAGTCCCTCGTTAAGCTTATTCATAATATTGTTTTCGAGTACCTTAAATTCGTCTGACTTGACTTTTGTTGCAGGCTGACCCGTCATCAGCTGGTGCGTGGCCGTGTAGTAAGCAAAGTAGACGTCGTCGCTCTTGAGCGCCGATCGAATACGCTCCCATTCTGAAATAAGACTCGACGGCGCGATGCCAATCACGACGATACTCGTTGCAGAAGCGGTCCTGGAGAGTTCGAACAAGGGATTTGAGTCCCAGTTGACCGCAACGTTCGACATCAAAGAAAACACATCCGCTGTAGCAGCTTCACTGGGCCAAGGCAAACTGGCTTTCTGCATCATATCTTTGAACTTGCCACGTTCGTCTCTCTTTCTTTTGCCTAGTTCGATGCATGACTGATAGTACTTCGCCGACTTCTGTGCTGCGGTCTGTCCACTCCCAGGTACGCTGTACTTTTCTGCCTCTTCCGAGAGTTGCCTTACGAACTCTGCGTGATGTTTTTGAAAGACGGAGACGCTGTTTGAATTGTCCCAACCTTTGCAGACGTAGGCGTACAAATTGGAGCAAGGTTTACTTGAGCTGTCAACAGACGCCTTGAGAAGCGCTCCATAGTCAACGCAGGCTGAACTTTTGCAGGTTGGAGGTGGTTGGTTCATATATTTGTAAACGGCGTAGCTGATAAGGCCCATGGTCAAAAGgcagcagcaacagcaacaGCAACCCAAAAGTATCATCTTGGACTGGTCGCCGCCCTGACCGCCTCCCTCCTCACCTGCGGGCTGTTAGAGAAGGCATTTTCTTTGAACATATGGACAGTGTCAGTTCAGGTTTACTATGTACCTTTAGAAACATATGTGATGCGGTTTTGTTACGCTCGTGTTCATAATTTAAAAAACGCTTCCAGTACTGCGCAGAACGATCACACACGCTCgctcacgcacacacaaacgTCTTCGCCTTCAatcactcacgctcactcacacACTCACTCACCCGAACGTGGGGCATCTGGACGCTGTGCTCTGTGCAAATTTCTCCCGGAAGGAGAGTTCTTGTTGATCTCTAAGTAGAGTTAGATAGATATGTAATCAAAGGACGTCATTTCGCACGCTCACCGCAGATCATCCGGACACCATTCCCCAAGAACACGCTGACGtccctcactcatcctgaggatgtcattgcgggacagcagtgacatcctgggaatatccccacatgatcctcaatttgttagaaaagtgttagaatgagactccagagatggtcctcgcgacaacatctggggacaagaCTGGGATACTCTCAGGAGCACTATAGGATCATGTAAAATCCACCAGTAAATCTGCTTTAATTTCTCACTTCTAGAAGTGTGCAGGCGTTTACAGTGAAAACGGACTCTCTCTCATGCAGTTTTCAACCTCGGCCACCAACTTTTCATTTcccgtctctctttttttattgtttttcgaTGACGAACGATGAGTGCCGTGGcgtaaaaagcaaaaaaatataaaaggccATGTGCCACTAAGTGTAAGACTAAGAGAGCCGACTTTGAAAGGAATATCCaacagtggcatttcctttcgaAGATAAAACATATACTATTTATTGCTTATCTTGCAAACTCCTGCACGTGCGAGAGTCCTCCTAGCATCGCagtcaaaaccaagggtgaggtacctaagtttaattcaatttcatgtaTAAGCAACATACCAGTGACGAATTCCTTGGATGATAaggattagagcactgcacgggcccgacctggcccgcgggccgggctgggcttgttattggctgtgtgctccgggccgggccgagcccgggccgacaaaatacgccagcaccgcgggccgggccgttaaaatacgccaccaccgcgggccgggccgcgAAATTCCGTAACGTAGGCTAGTTTACGCATAGGAGAATGCGCGCACGCCTATTGGTTGGCACCACGGCAGCATGAAAACCTGCGGCGGCCAGAAACGGATGGAGAGTTGCCATCGCTCCATCGCGGCCAGCATGGCTGCCAGTACTTGTTTACACACTGCAATAGGAACTGAAGCGAAGGGAAGGTGCAAGGAGCAAAGCAAGCGAGAGATGAATAGTGAAAAGTGTGGTCTCCTAGTACAGTGGAAGCTTTGTGGTCAGCCCTC
It contains:
- the LOC135383647 gene encoding uncharacterized protein K02A2.6-like; its protein translation is MSEATGQQSQGAGSTDAAEPRQVSDMTSSLPALPPFDPHSDVSSLAQRWTKWLARFENFILAADVKDAERKRAMLLHYAGEAVYDIFLSLSNTGTDYKTAVKCLTEHFAPKKNTVFERHVFRQARQEPGETLDQFQVRLRRLGATCEFTAIKDEIVSQIIEGTSSQKLRRAALHETDITLEKLLSTGRSIEISEVQASSIESPTSAQPVQKITPKKQPHEGPPLKKNQQRNRPKQNHTEDTQTEKCSACGRTWPHKGGKTNCPAWGQTCHKCQKKNHFAKWCRGPRETKETVRSLAASTSTADPQQAPSSDESLFHVRTNTSKLPVVAVKVNDTSIDFYLDTGAGVNVVGEQTWRKQLRTPLDATATRLVPYGVTQEIPVLGTFVAEFGVRETKTRAPVYVVKGSQTSLLSYQTATELQLVSVVQNIAEKSSVDAVKEFPKLFDGLGKLKDFQVKLEISKDVQPVARQHRRIPFRLRKALEAELSRLEELDIIEPVTGPTPWVSPVVLVPKPRNDGAVRMCIDMREPNTAITRVRHVMPTAEDIVNILNGAAYFSKLDLNEGYHQLELNEESRVITTFATHCGLRRYKRLLFGVNAAAEIFQDAIRQVLPDEDGIINVSDDILVSGRTIQEHDRRLRLVLKRLEDAGLTLNKKKMCHRYSSPQILRTRVFGRGSECRPRQSSSSS
- the LOC135383648 gene encoding neprilysin-1-like, which codes for MTDYPRGQQPAPGGPPQGPAPGGYAGPPVGFVPGVPEGPPPAGYAGPPVGFVPGVPEGPPPAGYAGPPPGSGGYGAPPPGYPPAAYGAPPPGYPPGGYGAPPPGYPPGGYGAPPPGYPPGEYAAPPPGYPPPPPPYGGPPPGFDDDDILEQGAEQPAGEEGGGQGGDQSKMILLGCCCCCCCLLTMGLISYAVYKYMNQPPPTCKSSACVDYGALLKASVDSSSKPCSNLYAYVCKGWDNSNSVSVFQKHHAEFVRQLSEEAEKYSVPGSGQTAAQKSAKYYQSCIELGKRKRDERGKFKDMMQKASLPWPSEAATADVFSLMSNVAVNWDSNPLFELSRTASATSIVVIGIAPSSLISEWERIRSALKSDDVYFAYYTATHQLMTGQPATKVKSDEFKVLENNIMNKLNEGLRDQTTIVKTQAAFQGDTGATYQKWRDVFSNVLGVNAQQQISLTITSPAYLSKFQEVLSTQGEPKVALFLAWLEFFQVGQFFLPDVVAPLYGSKEQAEEKAKSRCLQHVEKYMGIALSMPYVMKAVPQESFNDIRDIAEKVRELVAKYVKMHLSLNYLDFQKTKGFTDMFGGFSRTSDLDKQYRGYGDMGNLFSANMISAITAWRSRTSNDVYRQYILNTEYYRLYDPQVKDIVVWPSAMTMPVYALENSLLALRYGALGSLILGALMEDLYVNAVPAMNGNDRSKFNDAKSCLKSSSNVPDHVVYLASAGRILFHSYEWAVDRKFKSRNKAFRVEDQLDGVDANAYKLFFMVGCYIQCTGSKDRNEQVCNVPAKSNKYFAQAYGCGSSDSMNPAKKCSAFPQK